One genomic window of Psychrobacter cibarius includes the following:
- a CDS encoding glutaredoxin family protein codes for MYDDNNIKALRERMVAANPDLGHAENNDKWWLLGTSGCHLCDIAKQVLTQFQAVQPIAYQQVDIAHFDEPLMMEFATTIPVILTPSTRLNYPFSVMDLQQLFMQS; via the coding sequence ATGTACGATGATAATAATATAAAAGCCTTACGGGAACGTATGGTTGCTGCAAACCCCGATCTTGGTCATGCTGAGAATAATGATAAATGGTGGCTACTTGGAACATCTGGCTGTCATTTGTGCGACATCGCGAAGCAAGTGCTGACTCAATTTCAAGCCGTACAGCCGATTGCCTATCAACAGGTCGATATCGCTCATTTCGATGAACCATTGATGATGGAATTTGCCACCACTATTCCGGTGATTTTGACACCATCAACACGATTAAATTATCCATTTTCAGTCATGGATTTACAGCAACTTTTCATGCAATCATAG
- the mtgA gene encoding monofunctional biosynthetic peptidoglycan transglycosylase produces the protein MASFGKFFKRLLMAIMLLVVAFHVLVAGLLLIWKTQPINNSMFMLTHRLTGGTVTQTWAEYDAIAKSAKQAAIVSEDSTFSQHNGFDFKGIEAARKKNEETGKMSAGGSTITQQLAKNLFLTSHRSYVRKIEEAIITVMIETLWDKQRILTAYLNVAEFGNGIYGIEAAAQHYFDKSAAKLNRDESALLIAMLTNPKYYEDNQGDRRLRNKQRIIKKRMSNAVLPQSA, from the coding sequence ATGGCAAGTTTTGGCAAATTTTTCAAACGATTATTGATGGCAATCATGCTATTGGTCGTCGCATTTCATGTATTAGTCGCTGGGCTACTATTAATTTGGAAAACGCAGCCGATTAATAACAGCATGTTTATGCTGACTCATCGTTTGACGGGCGGTACTGTCACCCAAACTTGGGCTGAATACGATGCCATCGCAAAATCTGCCAAACAAGCCGCGATAGTGAGTGAGGATTCGACATTTAGTCAGCACAATGGTTTTGATTTCAAAGGCATTGAGGCGGCACGTAAGAAAAATGAAGAGACGGGTAAGATGTCCGCTGGTGGCTCGACGATTACCCAGCAGCTAGCAAAAAACTTATTTTTGACCTCGCATCGCTCGTATGTTCGTAAAATTGAGGAAGCGATTATCACTGTCATGATTGAGACATTATGGGACAAGCAGCGTATCTTGACCGCTTATCTCAATGTGGCAGAGTTTGGCAATGGTATTTATGGTATCGAAGCAGCAGCTCAGCATTACTTTGATAAATCTGCGGCCAAGCTGAACCGTGATGAATCAGCCTTACTTATCGCTATGTTGACCAATCCAAAATACTACGAAGACAATCAGGGTGATAGACGTTTACGCAATAAACAACGTATTATCAAAAAGCGCATGAGCAATGCGGTGTTACCACAATCAGCTTAA